The stretch of DNA TCATATGCCCACACTCCCACTCAGGGTGCACCCCTGCCAACCAGAGTGATGGAGTCCACTAGTACCATCTCCATTGAACCCACTATGACCAGGCATACCGTTGTGGAAGCTACACCGACACTCCCTCCACCCACCACAGTTGCCACCAGAAAGCCAACCAAGAAACCAAAGAGACCGAAGACCACTCCGATGCCAAGGGAGTCCAAGACCACCACAGCCAAACCAGCCAGGCGCACCACCCCTTCGTCCATCGTGCCTGACCCAAGAAACGAGAAGCCAGATCTCCGCAACCCCATCGATCAGGTCAATGCCTTCGTGGGCACATACTTTGAAGTGAAGATCCCATCCGATACATTCTTTGACAAGGAGGACGGTACAACAGACAAACTAAGGTTGACCTTGAGGATGAACCACAACGAAGTTGTCGGGGATGACTCCTGGATACAGTTTAATAGCACAAGCCAGCTGCTATACGGTCTTCCAGACTCAAATCACGTTGGGAAGCATGAGTACTTCATGCAGGCCACCGATAAGGGTGGTCTGAACGCGATCGACGCCTTCGAGGTCCGTGTGAACCGCTGGGCATCCAACGATAAGTCCCCGGTCCTGTTCCAGGCCCGCTTACACGGAGAACCGCGCCTGGTGACCAATGACATCCACAAGAAGATTCTGCTCATCAAGAAGCTGGCGTACTCGTTCGGTGACCGCAACAGCAGCACGGTCACCCTGAGGAACATCACCAAGGGATCCATCGTGGTGGAGTGGACCAACAACAGCCTCCAGCAGAACCCTTGTCCCAAGGAGCAGATTCAGACCATGTCCAGGAGGATCTCTGATGCCCAGGGAAGGCCCTCCCAGACCTTCATCTCCGCCATGGAACCGGACTTCATACCCATCAGCATCAAGGTCAAAGGAACGGGTGCCTGCCGGACCTACATGTTTGTCCCGCCTGGTGAAATCACTATCCCTATCCCTCCAGCTGTCACGCCGGCACTGGGCACCGGACGCCAGAGCACAGACGACGTCTACCTCCACACAGTGATTCCGGCCGTGGTGGTGGCGGCCATCTTGCTGATCGCTGGCATCATCGCCATGATCTGCTACCGCAAGAAGCGCAAAGGAAAGCTGACCATTGAGGACCAGGCTACCTTCATCAAGAAGGGTGTGCCCATCATCTTCGCAGACGAGCTTGACGACTCCAAGCCGCCCCCGTCCTCCTCCATGCCGCTCATCCTGCAGGAGGAGAAACCCCCTCTTCCCCCACCGGAGTACCCTAACATGGCCAGTCCAGAGACCACCCCCCTGAACCAGGATCTTCTGGGTGAGTACACGGCTCTGAGGGACGAGGACCCCAACGCGCCCCCCTACCAGCCCCCGCCCCCCTTCACCGCACCCATGGAAGGTAAAGGATCTCGTCCAAAGAACATGACCCCTTACAGATCCCCACCACCTTACGTGCCACCCTAAGGGTTTAGCAGGCTCCtccagagaaggaggagggaagcaGGGGGACTTGTAACGGTCTCAATCCAGTGTCTGTTTGGAAATaaggggtgggaggaggaggacaaagtGGGAACAAACTTTGGATTTTGGGTTGGGAGGGTTATGGGGTGATCTGATTGAATTCAAGTTATTggaaagatgggagggagggagaactagATGTTAGCCGCGGCGACAGTAGCCACAAAAAGGACACTATTCAGTCTGTCGTCTCATTGGCTACAGCTGAATGGCTAGTTTGGGAAGACCCGCCCCTTTGGTCCCAGCGCTTTTTTTTTCTCTGTTTGAAACTTAATGGGCTTTTGTTTTAATTTAGTTATTTGGTTCTGTTTAGttaattttttttggggggggggctgaCTTCAAACGACTTGCTTAATAAAACTATTTTTATGTTATTTTATCTTGAATAATACAAGAAGATAATAAACAAACACACTGCAGGCATACAATGTTTTTAATAGAGAGAGAGTTCTATGAATAAAAACAGAAACATCATAATCATGTGGATCTGCACCAGCCCTGCAGCTAGCCCTGCAGCTAGCCCTGAAGCTAACCCTGCAGCTAACCCTGCAGCTAGCCATGCAGCTAACCCTGCAGCTAGCCCTGCAGCTAACCCTGCAGCTAGCCCTGCAGCTAACTCTGCAACTAGCCCTGCAGCTaaccagacagacaacacagtggCTTGTTGGGCGGTGGGTCAGTGTTTTGAGTCAATAAGGTTTGCCTTTTAACACTAATTGTATATTTGTATCCTTATTCACACAATGTCTAGTCAAGATGATCATAACAAAGTTGGCCTAAAAAATCATTAGAAATGTAAAACGTTCTGTTTGTTTTATTACTTTTATTTTTAAATCCACTCTATatctggatgg from Oncorhynchus keta strain PuntledgeMale-10-30-2019 chromosome 21, Oket_V2, whole genome shotgun sequence encodes:
- the dag1 gene encoding dystroglycan; amino-acid sequence: MCNKQRGECRPAVEAGAGMPGLGRRTSVVLLLALLVAMVQGQVEVMGDMLQDGPGKLEASMHSSILSDFQEVEALKPVAATVYQAEVGAAEGESGIPDSSAVVGRVFQMKVPLKTDHTSNTKITESGKETLPAWLHWKSNILQGLPLEEDKGVHYIAVSTSNGSQDIFSIEVHPEEHVDPIQLAIQSASNNEVKPFVCGTEEPVTVLTVILDADLTKMSSRQRVELLGKMKKFSGVELQHMKILPVVNNRLFDMTAFMAGPGNAKKVVENGALLSWKLGCSLDQSNVPNISSVQAPAKEGTMSAQLGYPVVGWHIANKKPHIPKRVRRQLNNTPTPVLVVLPPTSVVEPPIRIVPTLSSPAIAAPTDSSAPPMRGPVPLPMKPTIRVRDSYAHTPTQGAPLPTRVMESTSTISIEPTMTRHTVVEATPTLPPPTTVATRKPTKKPKRPKTTPMPRESKTTTAKPARRTTPSSIVPDPRNEKPDLRNPIDQVNAFVGTYFEVKIPSDTFFDKEDGTTDKLRLTLRMNHNEVVGDDSWIQFNSTSQLLYGLPDSNHVGKHEYFMQATDKGGLNAIDAFEVRVNRWASNDKSPVLFQARLHGEPRLVTNDIHKKILLIKKLAYSFGDRNSSTVTLRNITKGSIVVEWTNNSLQQNPCPKEQIQTMSRRISDAQGRPSQTFISAMEPDFIPISIKVKGTGACRTYMFVPPGEITIPIPPAVTPALGTGRQSTDDVYLHTVIPAVVVAAILLIAGIIAMICYRKKRKGKLTIEDQATFIKKGVPIIFADELDDSKPPPSSSMPLILQEEKPPLPPPEYPNMASPETTPLNQDLLGEYTALRDEDPNAPPYQPPPPFTAPMEGKGSRPKNMTPYRSPPPYVPP